The DNA sequence CCAAGAGTGCCGCTGCGGAGTCCAGGGCCGTACCGCGCAGTTGGGGCGGGGTGGCCCACAGGCTGTGGGCGGCGTGTGCGGCTTCGTGGACCAGCGCGCCCCAGGCCACCGGATAGCGTTCCTCGTCTCCGGGCCGTCTCGGGTTGATGGTGGCCGCCTTCAGGGGGGTGAAGAGCCCGGCGTCGATTTCCAGGGTCGCCGTGGCGGGGTAGAAGGCGGCCGGGGCGCCGGAGCGGGTGCCATGCTCGCAGGTGACGAGCACGTCCTCCCGCCCGGCAAGTTCCGGCAACCGGTGCGTCAGGGCGGCGGAGATCCGCAGCCACTGACTGGCCTGGTGCGCGGGACTCGGCTCGAAGAGCGGCCCGCCGTCGTCCTCCCACCGCGCCTGGGCCCATGCAGACTCGGACACGGCGGGCGGCTGGTGCTGTACATGGGCCTGGGTCTGGGCAGGCATGGCGGATCGGTCCCTTCCTCAAGATGTCGTGGGTGTCGGCCGATGGCCGGAGGCGGCGTGCTCGGGCAGCCGGGCGGGAAGTGGCGTCAGAGTTGGCGGCCGAGGGCCAGGGCGGTGACGGGCCTGCCCAGGGCCTTGGTGACGATCTCAGCGACTGTGTCGCGGTCTTCCAGAGGCGCGATGCCGACCAGGTTGGCGAATGCGGCATCGACACCCAGGACATCGGCGATCTTTTGGAAGGCGATCAGCTCCCGCAGTTGCGGGGCCCAGCCCACCTCCCCCGCCTGCTGGCTGGTGGCCAGGTGACGGGCGATCCGCACCGCCGTCCTGTTGATCTTCAAGGCGGCGGCGAGGTCGTAGTCCGAGCCCACCTGGATTTGTACCGAGAACCTGCTCGCCAGGGCTTCGGTCAGGACCGCCCCATGGACTCCAGGGTTGTGACCGGCGATCACATAGAACCCGTCGGCGGCGGTGATTGTCTCGCCTTTGTGTGCTTTGACCTGGATCTGGCGCCGCCCGTCCATCGCCGGATACAACGCTGCCAGCACCTTTGGGGAAATCAGCGTCGCGTCATCCAGCAACAGGGCCCGCCCCTCCAACATCGCCGTCACCAGCGGGCCGTAGATGAACTGGTAGCCGCCACTTGCGTCCTGGGTGTACTCGCCGACCAGGTCGCCGACCGTCGTATCGCCGTCCCCGGCAACCGTGATCAGGTCCGGGAAGGCCGCCTCGATCAGTGACGTCTTCCCAGTACCTGGCGGTCCGTAGAGCAGCACTGGCACGCTCGCCTCGCGCAGCCGCCGCAGCGCCTCGACATCGGGCAGTTTGGCCAGTGCCCTGGGGTGATAGCGCTGCCCGTTAGGCCGAGTGACCGGCTCGGGCTTCCCGCCGGGCGGCGGGGTGGCCGGTCGTGGCGCCGGAGGCGTGCCGCCTGGGCTGGGTGCCGTGGCCGCCGTGTGTTGTGCGGCCTGGGCGGTAAGGCCCGTCGCCCGGTACATACGGGGTTTCGAGCCGACCCTCTCCGCCTCGCCCCGGGCCACCAGGGTCTCGCAGGCGTTGCCGACCGCACCGCCTGAATGCCCGAGCGTGTGTGCCAGCTCCGTGACGCTGAATTGCTTGCTTGAGGGGCTTGTGGCCAGGATTTTGGCGATCCAGGCGCGCAACTCACCCGGGCGGGCCCTGCCGCTCGCCGTGGCCGCCGAAGGCGCTGGTCCTGCCGGTGCGTTCGGCACAGGCGTGGCGGGCGGGGCGGGCGAGGTCGTGGGCGGGGTGGGCGGTTGGGTGGTGCTGGTCATCACATGGCCTCTCGTTCGTTTGCGGCGCGGAACCGGGTCGGGCCGTGAAAGGTGGGCGGTGCCAACCTGGCCGACTCAAGGCCAGGCGGAATGCGCATGTCGGCATTCATGTCCACTCCTTTCCATTCACGGCCCGCCGTCTTTCGGGCGCACTCCACCCGTCATCCGTATTCGGGCGGATCCCTTTACCCGGGCATTTGTTTCCCGGGATTTCCCGGGAACACGACTAATATAGCTCGACTCGCGGGATGTTTCGGCATTAATTCAGGCTCGGAATTGCTGGAATTCTCGTGAATTCACGACGCTAGTTAATGGAAAATTGCTGGTGTACGACGCAATGCGTCGTAGGGGTAGGGATAGACGACGCTTCCCCAGGCGGCACGGCGGCGGCACAGCGGCAGCGGCGGCAGCGCGGCGGCGGCAAGCCTCTGTTGCTGCACTGGCTGAAAGCCGGCAAAGAAATGAAAAGTACGGTTCATGGGGCAGCCCGTCACGGGCCGGAGAGAGCAAGAGCCGTGCTCATGAGGCCGGGAGGCCGGGGCGGCCGGCAGGTAGATCGGGGTGCGTTGCTGTACCGATATACAGTCGCCCTCACTGGCTCCCGGCAGGCGCGCCCCGTGACCTGCGGCGATCCGGCGCGCGGGGGTGTCGCATCCAAGCCCGAGCCCCGAATCGGCCCCCGGAACGAACCCCGGATCGACGGGGGGTATACCAGCGAGCCACTCGGCGGATACCGGTGGCCACGGGCATCGGCCGAAGGTCCCGCCGCCCGGCGCAAGAGGAGTTGGTTATCCCAGGTGGGCGGTGCGGGTGCGGATGGTGAGCAGTGCGCGGGTGGCGGGATCTGGCGCGAGGCCGAGTACTTTGAGGTTGCGTTCCAGGAGGGTGAAGGTGTTGCGGGCTGTGTCGTGTCGGCCGGCAACTTGGTGCAGGCGGATGGCGTGCTGGTAGAGCAGTTCGTGGGTGGGGCTGAGGGTGATGGCCTTCTCCAGCAGGGCGAGTGCGGCATCGGCGTCCTGCCTGGTGCCGGCGTGCTCGGCGTGGTGGGCGATGTGGGCGACAGCGTCGGCGGCCTTGCTCGCCAGGGATTCGCGGATGCTGTCGCACCAGGGGTAGTCGCCACCGTGGGCGAAGGGCCCGCGGTACAGGTCGACGGCGTGGTGGAGGGCGGTGAGGCGCGGGGGCCCGTCGGGGGCGGTTGCGGCGTGGTGGAGGGCTTCGGTGAAGGCGGCGAGGTCGGTTTCGATCAGTCCGGTGTGGAGTTTGTGCAATTCTCCGTGGAGCTGGATAAATTCCGCTTTGCTGTGTCCGGTGGCTGAGCGGAGTGCGCGTCTTACGGCGCGGCGAAGGTTTTTCAGTTCTTTGGCTGATTGGTCGGGGTCTTCGCTGAGCCGGAGATGGCGGGCGATGTCGTCGGTGATCAGTCCGGTGGGGTGGGCGGCCAGAAGGGCAAGGAATTCTCGTACTTCGCCTCGGAGTCCGAGTCCAACGGGTTCAGGGTTTCCGTGGGCGTAGAGCGTCACTGGTCCCAGGACGTTCAGGCGAACCGGCTTGTCCTGGTTTGCCTCTCGCGCTTTTACCGGCTTTACGGGCTCTGGTGGGGCAGGGGGTGGGTCGTCTTCCGGGTCGTGGTCGGCGTCCTCGGCTGGGTGCTGCGTAGGGTCTGCTGCTGCTCGGGCTCCTGGAAGCACGGGCGTCCGCGGGCGTTTGTCGTGCGCGGTCAGGAGCATGTCCAGGACGTCCTGGCCGGCCTGGGGGGTGAGGTGGAACAGTTGGAGGGTGCTGGCACAGTCGCCGGCGCCTGTCTGCTGGTTGACGGTGCCGTCTGCTTCGATGCGCCAGGCGGCGGTGCCGGGCAGGTCGCCGAGGGCCAGGACGATGAGGGCGCCGTGCGGTTCTCGGCTGGCCAGTGTCGCGAGATAGCTGCTCTGCGCGGTGTTCGGCTCACTGAGGAGGACGAGGGTGCCTGGGCCGGAGGGCTCGCCCGAGCCGTCGGTTGTCGC is a window from the Streptomyces luomodiensis genome containing:
- a CDS encoding AAA family ATPase: MAKILATSPSSKQFSVTELAHTLGHSGGAVGNACETLVARGEAERVGSKPRMYRATGLTAQAAQHTAATAPSPGGTPPAPRPATPPPGGKPEPVTRPNGQRYHPRALAKLPDVEALRRLREASVPVLLYGPPGTGKTSLIEAAFPDLITVAGDGDTTVGDLVGEYTQDASGGYQFIYGPLVTAMLEGRALLLDDATLISPKVLAALYPAMDGRRQIQVKAHKGETITAADGFYVIAGHNPGVHGAVLTEALASRFSVQIQVGSDYDLAAALKINRTAVRIARHLATSQQAGEVGWAPQLRELIAFQKIADVLGVDAAFANLVGIAPLEDRDTVAEIVTKALGRPVTALALGRQL